A genomic region of Trifolium pratense cultivar HEN17-A07 linkage group LG3, ARS_RC_1.1, whole genome shotgun sequence contains the following coding sequences:
- the LOC123913398 gene encoding synaptonemal complex protein 1-like, giving the protein MEGSSTSVVDCDRESVSATPCQKEELPKSELQSLNIDLLRSTDGDNSSVASVNESCESPLSSSWDSEPETDIPSMINCDGMPDQGSLQSINLEENYLDMEEQNQFVRVENSDDGLLWEMDNRSYEELLKKFEEKEEELRVSNFKLQLSEQEIIKLNVQVENSEVQLDNVREELKLKEEEIFKLKIQIEKSENRLDNVQEELNLKVEKLQKQYAELNIYSPEFADRMRNLVELHEAAHVTVNTPKYENAILKKELEKKSIENHQLQGQLKMAQKNMAKSELELVSSRNQIQKISEWIRMYKANGNKLHSDSASLSKLR; this is encoded by the coding sequence ATGGAGGGTTCTAGCACTTCTGTTGTAGACTGTGACAGGGAGAGTGTATCGGCGACTCCATGTCAGAAGGAAGAGTTGCCGAAATCTGAACTTCAATCTCTCAATATTGACTTACTTCGTAGCACTGATGGTGATAATAGCTCTGTGGCTTCTGTGAATGAGAGTTGTGAATCACCTTTATCATCATCCTGGGATTCAGAACCTGAAACTGATATCCCGTCTATGATCAATTGTGATGGAATGCCTGATCAAGGATCCCTTCAAAGTATTAACCTTGAAGAAAATTATCTTGATATGGAAGAACAAAACCAGTTTGTTCGGGTCGAAAATTCGGATGATGGTTTATTGTGGGAGATGGACAATAGAAGTTATGAAGAGTTGCTCAAAAAGTTCGAGGAAAAGGAGGAAGAGCTCAGAGTTTCCAATTTTAAGCTTCAACTTTCGGAACAAGAGATTATCAAGTTGAATGTTCAAGTTGAGAATAGTGAGGTTCAGCTTGATAATGTGCGCGAAGAATTGAAGCTGAAAGAGGAGGAGATTTTCAAGCTTAAGATTCAAATTGAGAAAAGTGAGAATCGGCTTGATAATGTGCAGGAAGAATTGAATCTTAAAGTGGAAAAATTGCAAAAACAATATGCTGAATTGAATATTTATAGTCCAGAATTTGCAGACAGGATGAGAAATTTGGTAGAACTGCATGAGGCAGCTCATGTAACGGTCAACACACCAAAATATGaaaatgcaattttaaaaaAGGAACTCGAGAAAAAGTCAATTGAAAATCACCAATTGCAAGGTCAACTTAAAATGGCACAGAAAAATATGGCTAAATCAGAATTGGAGTTAGTTTCAAGTAGAAACCAAATTCAAAAGATAAGTGAATGGATTAGAATGTATAAGGCTAATGGAAATAAGCTGCATTCTGATAGTGCAAGTTTGTCAAAATTGAGGTGA